The genomic window CAGCAACTTTACAGTCATGACAGACAACAACCCCATGACATATGTGTTGACCACGGCTAAACTCGATGCAACCGGTCACAGATGGTTGAGCAGCCTTGCAGACTTCAACTTCAACATCTTGTATCGACCTGGAAAGAAAAATGGAGACGCAGATGGACTCAGCCGAATTCCAGATGCACAAAGTATAGATTCAGATAGTGGAGAAGTCATATCGATAGAATCCGTACAGGCTATCTGTAATTCACAGCTTCCGAACACATTCATCGAGAGTTTAGCTGTTAACCCAGATGTAGTGCAATCtgatgatgatgaagatgaaTACAAAGATGAAGATATCATCGATTGGAAACAAGCACAAGCCATGGATTCACAAATAGCGCCGTTTGTGAGATATGTTAAAGAAGGAAGGAAACCTACAACAGCAGAGGTTGGATCATCATTACTCTTGCGACAGTTTCAACACCTTATTCTCAAAGATGGCGTATTATACAGAGACGTGATGATTAGTGATGACAGGAAATCACAGCTGGTATTACCATCTGCACATATAAAGATCGTCCTTGAGGCACTGCATGATGATATGGGCCATCCAGGCAAGGATAGAACACTATCACTGCTGCGTGACAGATTCTACTGGCCAGGAATGGACAAGGCAGTTGATGATTGGATAGGACAGTGCAGTAGATGTTTGAAAAGGAAAACACCAGCTAACAGTCAAGTTGCACCCTTGGTCAGCATTACCACCAGATTTCCACTAGAGCTAGTTTGCATTGATTTCCTGAAACTTGAGCGTTCTAAAGGAGGATATGAAGATGTACTTATCATCATGGACCACTTTACCAGATACGCCCAGGCTATACCAACACGGAATCAAACAGCTAGAACTACTGCCCAAGCACTCTTTGATAATTACATCGTCCACTACGGAATTCCGCTACGCATACACTCTGACAGAGGAGCGAATTTTGAAAGTAAAGTGATCAAAGAGTTGTGTACTTTGACTGGGATGAAGAAATCCAGAACAACACCATACCATCCCATGGGAAATGGTATGCCAGAGAGGTTTAATCGTACTTTGATGGGGATGCTTGGTACATTAGATCGACAACAGAAGACTAATTGGAAAGCTTACGTTGCACCCATGGTTCACGCCTATAACTGCACTCGTCACGAGTCAACAGGAGTTGCACCGTACTTCCTCATGTTTGGACGACAGCCACGTTTGCCGATTGACTTAGCTTTTGGACTTCACAAAGACACCAAGATGCCAGCTACAAAATACATCAAAGGTCTTCGTGATAGACTTTCTTCCGCATATCAACTGGCATCAGAAGCATCAAAGAAAGCTCAAGCAACACAGAAGGAAGCATACGATCTTCGAGTCAGAGGAGCTTCTATACAGAAGGGAGATCGAGTATTAGTAAAGATTGTATACTTCGATGGCAGACACAAGTTGGCTGATAAATGGGAAGATATACCATATGTTGTTTTGGACCAACCAAATCAAGAAATTCCTGTATTTACCGTTATCCGGGAAGACGGAGAAGGGAAAACAAAGAAACTACATAGAAACCTACTTCTTCCAGTCGGCTACATCAGAGACCAGGAACCAGTAGAGTTACAAACTACTAAACAGAGACCAACTCCACGCCCACGTGCTAGTAAGCAACAGAAACTACCAGTGGTTCATGCAACCAAGGAGGATTCAGCTGATGACACAGCATCAACTATTTCAGAGGACTCCGAGGTTGGATTTGTGTTAACAGCGGACAGCGAATCATCTCTCGCTGAAGACTCCGATGCTAACGCAGATATTAGTGATGAGGTAACAAGTCTTTCTGGGGACGCCCAGATTGAAGAGACTGAACCTACTGGAAGCGCTTCCGAAGATGCTGAGAGTATTTCATCAGACGATACTACCATTAATGATGATGATGTACATCAGGATACTGACGAATTACCACCGGTAGAAATCAGACGTTCTGGAAGGGAACGAAGACCACCTGCTTGGTTTCGATCTGGACAGTTCGAGACAAGTATGGCTGTTGCTGGACGAACTAGTATTCCAGAGTGGCGACAGAAAGCTGATTACATCTCGTCTTTGGCCCAGACGCCGTTATTTAAAGCAACTGGATTAGAGAGAGATGCAGCAAGGACCATATTGGACATTGTCAACCACCACTAGTTGGAAATGACGGGACGTCATTTTACAGCTGGGGGGAGTGTGTGGTAAAGTGTTATTTTAggatatatgtattttatatataagtaATACTGTAGTATTATATTATTGCATGGTTAAACTATACGGAGTGTATATTTCAGGTTCGCTCAGGTGTGACTTTTATCAGGTGTTTCAATTGTGTTTTATTGGTATTGATTAGTGGTCAATTCTTTGGCGGGAACTTTACATTTCTACATGGTCACTTTGTGTAATAGACACCATTTTCATTGTCTAGtaaattgtaatattatattCTATTTGGAGTTTGGTTTTCCTATTTATAAGGTCAGTTATTCTTCTTATACTAATATATTAATTATCTATCCTTATAATTATATGTATGCATGATTTACGAATGTTATGAATAAATGCATGTTTGAATGATGTGTAGATGTGATATGCAAGTGTAACAATAGAAAACTTAAAAGAACTTTAAATCTCTTTAATAATTGTGCTTTTATGGTTAAAacagtaaattatataaaacagctAAATTTCAGTAAATGGATTAAACTATTGAATTTTATGGAATgaatgttttataataatttcagatattaaataaagtcataaattgataaaGATAATAACTATCTTATTTTGATATGCAGATTAGGTTAgttatgaatttaatatttgtacTGCAGGTATATTCCATATTGATGACCCACCATGTCGGCATCAACCTGATGTGATTGTACTTTTATTGTATTCAAGCCTTCACAAATACCTGTGAGGTAGGTTTTGTTATGTTGAATCTATGTGCGTTTTGCTTATTGTATTGTCTGCTTTAGAAAGTGCTTCATGCTTTGTTTGCACGTATGTTCTTGCTTTGCatgtatatgttatttttaaatatgcttATTTAAATTTGGTATTTAACAGTTCGTTTCATTACTGTTATAATGTATTACTAATGCATCGACATATGCATTATGATTAGATTTGGTATTTAGATGTATTCATGAGACAATAGAATTGGAGATCACTATTTCCGACTTAATGAAAttatatagtattcttttattattgAAATGCTTGGAAAAGTAAACAGTTTCCTTGTTCATAATTGTTAACataatgttttaaatcttttatatagTTACTTAATTATATTACATCCATTAATATAATGTATTGTTATTACAGGGTATTTATTTTGGATTACAATATATAACGAAATAAAGAATCCATAACTTTATATTGTCTTGGTGTAATCATTTGCCACGAAACAAGACTACATTGCAGAAAGGCGACGTCCTGTCCAGGTAGCTGATATTGCTGCTGCCATGCAGGTAGGTACCCAACATTACTTGATTGATTACAAAAGCTGCCCATGGGAACATCCAATGCAGATTGTTGACCAGTGAATccctgcaacaacaaaaaacatgacCATATAAACAAGTTTGATCAACTGTGTATCATCGGCGTTGGAATTAGGTACTAGAACTGGGGTTATGCGGGGTTTCAACGAAGGATAATTAACATAACTGTACGgggtactgttgccttgttcgGTAATGCCGATTTCTTAAAGATAAATAAATCCCAGTTCCTAAGTCAAGGATACACAGCAGTGGCGGattcggggggggggggcatagagggcgtacgccccctttatttgtactttttttcccCTTTTTACGTGATTTTAGCCCAAAAAACATAcaatttcgcctcgctccgctcgccaACAAAATATAGTCTACGCCCCTTTCTAAATTCCTGGATCCAATTCTGTAACCATATCGTTTTAATATAcgtagtatatataaatatatatatatatgaccggACTCATTACAATTTCAAAATGCAGCAGTTACCTGAGAGTAATTACAACACGAGGCATCAAAAATATGCAGGTGAACTAAAGAAATGTGTATTTCGAAACATGTTCTGACCTTTCAGTCTTAACACAATACTAGTACTAGTAAATAATATGTGAATAATATACCTGCAGTTGCTGAAGACGTTGTTTATCACGGCTGCGTAGCTCCTTACTTTCATTTTGAAATCTGTCCAATAGATCCATACTCTCTCTTTTAAACCTGAAAgcaaaaatttgatataaattcatttaaaaagtgAAAATCAATATCATATTAATGTAAAATATAGCTATAATGGATTATTTTTGATACATCTCATTCTTTTGAGAAAGTGTgaggaaaataattgaaaacgaaTCATACTGAAGTTTGATAAACACCAATCTTTACATAtaatatttttgcaaagtttcatgaaaatctcTCAATAACTTCAAAGTTTCATTTCAAAACGGCTTAACTTAAAAACGAAGTTTTCGATATATCTTAACATTAAACGTGTAAAAGCTCTCTGTTTAGTACTCAACAATTGAGCaaagtttcaataaaaattatgGATTCGTTCTTAAATGACTACTTGGTAACAGTCGATGACGGATGGACAGATGGACAAGCGGACGAAAGAGCAGACAGACAGGCAATACGCAGACGAACGGACACTCAACCAAACGTTTTTTACGAAGGGTATTACACAATGCCTTGCGACTTCGTGTGGCGGGGTATAAAAACTAATGTCATTACCATAGCGTATCATCGGACACAGAATGTTGGTACCAGGCTTAAACGATTTGTATGGTGTTCAATTTTAAAGCTGCTACAGTACATCAAAAAGTTGTTGCACTGCACCGTGGAGTTATGTTTTTCCTCCTAAAAAATCAGAATAGACCCTCTGCTCGATGATACACGATTTTTATATAGCGTATTCGGCCGTGTATAGTACACATTCATCAAGTAACAAAACATTACCATACAAAAGCATAGCATACCTCCCCCACAATCTGTCGTCAATACCTGGAAGAATGCTGACCATCCAATGTCCCCAGTTCTGCCTTTCGGGTGTCATGGCCGCGTGACTAGCCAGCTTAGCCTGCACTTGTTTCTGTAATTCAGAAGACTGTTTTATTGCTTCCTGGATGTCTTTTTCAACTGGAGATTGCATCTTCTGgtatttctttttcgtttttgttGTAACTATAGGAGAGGTAATATCTATTGTGCTGGACGTCTCCTCAAGATTACATTGCGATCTAAAAAAAAACCGATGAAAGTTGTATTTTTTGTtctaaacaatacaaaaagacACCCTATCTCTACTACTACGGTGGGTTTtgaacgaccttgactggcttgaCACCCTATCTCataacaagaaaacaagaaatGCCGGAAGCACAATCAATCCGATACAATTACTTTTAACTGAAAAGTATTTACAAATGTAAgtgtgatggacggacggacggacggaccaaAACATTATAATAAGTCCTGATGTGAAGATATAGTTTCAATTTAACTAATTATACAAAGAAGTAAATGGTTACTGACCTTCTTTCATCGTCTTCTTGACTTTCCTCTTCGTCCTCATGTTCACTGGGAGAATCGACGCAAGCATCTGTTCCGTATTTTGCCTTGAGATTCTCTTTCAGCTGATATATTCAGACATAATCGGAACATTATTTATGTATTCGTACAAGATATATCGAGATAAAGTCAAACGTTTGAAATGAAACAGCTGTAAAATGAATTTCGTAGAATCAGAACATTAAGTAtcatttagaaaaagaaaaaaggtaCGGGAATTCAACAAAGGAAATaacaataaaaggtaaaaaaagtgAACTGAAATATTAAGTAATAGAAAACTGTATTGCACACGTTTATTCCTCCTCTGGTTTCTATTCTGGCAATATGTGGACCCAAGAAGCCAAATTTTTCTTTGATCCATTTGTCTCTTTGAGTATCATCTTTTCTGCCTGAACCAGATTTATTGCCTTCTCGTGTCAGTCTTCCGAGCTGAGATCTCATTGACTCAACCCATGTCCTGAGAGTCTTCCAATCCTCTACCCCTAGCTCATTAGCTTTTGCTTGCCATCGTGTATTTTTGAGAGCAGTATCTTTGTACTAATAATGAGctgaaagagaagaaaaaaatcggtcacattgatttttaaatataaagaccATGCTGTAAGTTACCTTTGTTGTATAGAGGTTCGTTTTCTCTATACCAATCTGCCAACTCATCCTGCTTTTCTTGTGGTATTTCTAATGGCTTGCTTCTTTTGCGCTTCTCTTTATTGGTATTAGCTGGCTGTTCAGTATCACTATTTTGTGTTTGTTCatttgtttcttgtgtattagTTGTTTCAGTCTCAGGCGCCACACTAACTATGCGGCCTCTGCTACGCCCACCACGACCCCTTCCTCTGC from Mytilus galloprovincialis chromosome 5, xbMytGall1.hap1.1, whole genome shotgun sequence includes these protein-coding regions:
- the LOC143076932 gene encoding uncharacterized protein LOC143076932 → MQSPVEKDIQEAIKQSSELQKQVQAKLASHAAMTPERQNWGHWMVSILPGIDDRLWGRFKRESMDLLDRFQNESKELRSRDKQRLQQLQGFTGQQSALDVPMGSFCNQSSNVGYLPAWQQQYQLPGQDVAFLQCSLVSWQMITPRQYKVMDSLFRYIL